Within the Triplophysa dalaica isolate WHDGS20190420 chromosome 2, ASM1584641v1, whole genome shotgun sequence genome, the region ATAATCAGAGTGATTCCTCCAATCAGCAgcagaatcacacaaacacacacaataatcatcatcatcactgagGAATCTGAAACTAAACACAAGgataattaaaagaaataaataattaaaaagaacaTACAGACACATGAATGATATTAACACACATAATCAAATGCACATAATTAAGATGAATACAATACAAGCAGAATAAAGTCTGTTTGTATAAtgcaaaattaaacattaatctAAATGGCCGTTCTTGTTTTGCAGACTGAACACAACCTCTGTTCTACTTCATATGTCTGAATTTGCCATTCTTCAGTTTCATGTGGTTtcctgaatgtgtgtgtaaactctTCACAGCTAAAATAAATTTAGACTCTGAACCTTCAACAGTTTTCTGTGGTCGGAAAAAAACACGTCAGTTCAGAAAGACAATGAGACACTCTGGAATAAATAAGTTACAATGTGTTGAGAtatattaacaaaacacaacTGAAATCTATTACAATTATTGCCTAAATAATCTCATCAGTAATTGTTGGtgaagtttaaatatttaataagtgTTGAGAGCTTTTCCCAGGTCAGTTGTTGTTTGAAATGCTGACGGTTTAgtttaaatgacacattgtATGCAATTTATTTCTAAAGCATCAACAAAAACTGCATCGTCATTTTCtagtataaatgtaaacatttcgatgtgatttatttttgtgctaAATTACAGATGTAAGATGTAACAGTAACTTTTTTGCATGCATTTAAATGAGGTTTCTATAAGTATCATATGTGAActaggacaacacacacaacatgtgaGTCTGCTGCTTTAAATATCTCAATACaacatgattcattttttagcagttttaattcatttggactacatttaaaaagcttATAAAGCGTCAATCTCCATGATATAATATGATGATGAAGATaatgcagaaaattaaaataattctcTCACCTCTGGTGACGTTTAAATGCACTTTAGTGATGATGTGAGATCCACACCAGTATATCCCAGAATGCTCTTCTCTCAGATGACTGATGTTTACAGTAAAGACTCCAGTAGATGTTTCATCACTTAAAGAGAATCCATCATCTCTGATTGACTGTAATGAAACTCCATCATTGACACACATTGAGACTTCATGTGCTTTACAGAAGACTTTCTGATATTCAGCGTGATGTTTGCACTCCATTGACATGTTGTCTCCTTCACTCTTATTCAAGAGAAGTTctttaaagaagaaataataaagattcacattcaaacaaagtcagtttttatattcattattagTGAAAATGTCTCTCACCCtgtttgatgataataatgagATGAGTGTAAAGATAAATCACGTCTGTTTCTAATGTCACTGCACAGCAGTATTTCCCAGCATCCTCTGCTGTCAGTCCAGTGATGTTCACACTAAACACACTTGCTGTCATGTCATCATTAACACTCCATCTGTTCATCTCCATGAGAGCTTTTTTATCTGTACAACTCTTCAACAGTTTTTTTGATGTTGATGTATAGATGGGATCATAAGGACAGATGATCTGAGCAGATCCTCCTTCATCTCCAAACACTGGAGacacttcacacacaaacagaaacatcaTCGATCATCAATACAAACACAGACTGTGTGAATTTACAGCAGATGTTCTTGAGAGTTTCTTCTACTCACTCATAATGTGAAGATGAACAGCAGTAAGAATGGAGTAACTGTAGGAGATTTTGTTGAGCCGAACTCCACATAAATAAACTCCTGCATCTTCTAATCTCACATCAGTTATTCTCACACTCAAGAGATTATTTTGTGTGTCATCAGAAATATTGAATCTCTGTATTTTCCTTTGCATTTTAGTGCTGTAAAACTTCGCAATTGTGtattttccttcttttaatataattttgtcATCAGATTTATAATCTTGTGAATATTGAAAGGTGAAGTTTGCAGTTTGTCCAGTATTCACCATCACTCTCTGTGACGCCCCACAACATGAATCTGTCAATCACATATGAAGACATTAATTTCACAATCATCAGTAGCTTTGACATGATCAGTAGATACTTCACTCATGTTTAAAATAACTCACCTTCTTTCACATTAAGAATCATATCAACAGACCATTTACCATCAACACCAATCCGGTATGTTCCACAATCCTGTGTGTTCAGATCTCTGATGAAGATCATGAGGAATTCATATTTGTCACAAAATAATGTGATTCTTTCTTCATGAATCCATTTCTCatctttttcattaaaaataagtattttccATCCATCTTGGTCCTTCTtatgtatatattgtttatagtCCGTATGCCAAGGTTTCAGTGAATCCACAAGAACACTTCCTCCAGAATATCCAATCACATCGATGCATCTCACAGCACCTGTCAATCAGATTGATGGTGTCAGAAAGCTCATCTAGTCTTTCATTTGTGTGTCCAGTGATATAAATGAGTGAAATAAGTGTATGATGacatgaagagaaagagaaaagttgTGACCTGAGATGATGAAGAAAGTGAAGATGAGGAGGATGTTCATTGTGACTTGAGTTCAGCTTCACAGCAGCTCTGTTGATCTTCTTGATGCTGaatgttgtctgtgtgtctctacATGTGACTGCTTGACTTTCTTGCTCTTTCTTCATCTCTTATCAGTGATCATCAGCTTTACTGGCCCCACCCACTATCACCAGAGTCTCTCTAAAACAAAGAGGGGTGTTTCTCAATTATCAGACCTTTTTCAATCTGAAACAGGCGTTTCTCAATCTCTTTCATTGATTTGCTTAAATCAGTTTCAGAAATGCCCAATAATTCAGTAATAGGCTTCTGCTCTTTTTGATTGGATGGTTGAGGAGCGTCCATCCCAGTTTAAAAACGCCCCATAACTGAGAAACGCAGCTCTCGTGATCTGCAGAGACATGTCCTTTACTACCTTTCCTGTAGCCCAGTGGTAAGAAAATTGCGTTAACAcggaaggttgtgggttcgatcccaggggatagcacatacctatgtataaatgtataggataatgcaatgtaagtcgctttagataaaagcttctgccaaatgcaaaaatgtaaatttctatACATCTTGAATGATGCATTCTTCAGCAAACAGCGCCCTCTAGCTGATACTACGCTGAACTCATTATTTGACCTTTACCTTTTTGTGTAGAATGATGTGTTTTGTAGGCCAGCACTCACACGCTTGAGAAATATCTCTGTTTTGTGATCAGATGTATGACACATAGTCCAACACATcatgattattaaaataatctccacaaattaaaaacaacttttgaaaacagtaaaatcatcagaattacaaaatgtatgctataaatgaattaaactACATTCCCAACACCAAGCTTTCGAAAAGTGCAATAACTTTAACTCATTTTAGGATTTTTGGTCTACAAGCATAGCTCATCCCTGCCATACTGTGTTTCAATAGTACACTGAGAAATACAATTCACGGTGTTGTGAATGGAACAAAAACCTCACAtttgtaacaaatacattttgcaaAGTGTAAGTGTAAGTGTATAAGATAAACTTTGGAAGACAGCAATAATGTCTAATATGGAgataaataaattgtgtttcatgtatGCCTCGTGCACATCCATTTAAGaaactgatttaaaaataacccaacattatttaaatctgACGATAGAGGCCGCAAATAAATCTCAGTATGTGCAATGATGAATGCTGaataaagatgatttaaaatgatatcaAACAATACTTTatgttcaaacatttttttaacataattttttgcCTTTAATGGTATAGAACAgtagagaaagacagagagaggggaTGTGTATTGGAATGTGACCCATGTCAGATGGGAACCAAGTGTACTGACCTCTGCGCTACAACGCTGACGTTCAataatgcattctgattttgagAATTATTATGATTAATGCTACGAGAAGTCGTTTTTAATATGATTTCATGAtgattcatataaattaaatatttcaacatattaaaaatgctaattcttCCAGTAAATCAACTAAAGTGTGCCATAGTAGCAAAACTTTAACAACATTAACTTTGCTTTTTAAGAACAAATAAATCAGATCTGGTTTTCAACTTTGTGTATACAgaatagaaatgtatattttttgacATACTAAGCATTTAAGTAGAAACATTTGGTCACAGGGATACTAAATGGAGTTCTGTAAGTTGATGTGctctaataaaatatatgttttgtaaaacaaaaagcttCAAACATCTTTCTAGATCTCTGTACTGTATTACATGTGATTTGAGTTttcatggtgtgtgtgtgtgcgcgtgtgcgtgtgtgtgtgcgtgtgtgtgtgctagtgtgtgtgcgtgtgtatatttgtgtgtgcatgtgtatgtgtgagttcagcaccatggacagcagcAGTCTGTCAGAACTCTTACTAATATTCACCTCTAGATGGAGCCACAACAGTTATTCATACATCATCACATCTCTGTGTCTACTTTGTcgttaatatttatttacatttacattcatgcatttggcagacacttttacccaaagcgacttacattgcatttacaCAGTGCTTTGCATTATATTTGTAAAGCAAGATATTTCACTTATTTACACTTTTATGgcaataagaaaagaaaaacaattatcaaaaaaaaacaccaaacagAACAACTCTACTATTGCCTGGAGCAAGCAACAATTTAACCTGCGATTATTTAAAACACTCTTGATCATACAAAAACTCACTCAGTCTCTCTCTTCATTAAATGTCTCTGCTGCTTTATCCGGTTTCAATCTAGCCAACCACAGTGAAGACAGAGCAAGATACAAAATACAAAGGagagaaacatgaacataaaacaaacatgtcagTGACACACACTACTATATACagtgtgaaaaacaagaaagaaaaaaacaacaacacatccCTGGATTTAATCCAAAtcataattaaaattaaacttttaccTCTAACAGACTTTCCAAACTAAGAGAAAATAACcttaataaattatgaaaacaaacttgtgcagaCAAAAGAGACTCATGGAAACTTTTTTGAGCATTTCCTGTTTAATAACATTCTTATCTGCCTTCATGTTTGATTGATACAAGACAACACGATCTACACTTCTGGTTTCTATGATCAAGAGATAAATAGTAAGCAAAAGAAAACCACAAGAGCAGTTCAGAAGAAATTTCAATCAGACAATTTCCAGCCTCTTGCAGCTCTGAGTTttgctaaaataaaaagtattaaaatgttctttcatAGCATATAAACATGTAACTTTTAGTTTAACGCTTTGCTGATGTTATGAGTTTACCCTCTTTCATGTTCACGTtcaaaaacagcacaaaaaaaacCACATTTGTCTCGTTTGTCTTGTTTacgaattataaaaaaaaacacaatctgttATTTAAACACTGTAGGACGTCTTTGAACAACTTTAGTTGAGTCTTGTGCAGTAAATGACAGTGGCGTACTCGGTTAAAATCTCGTCCTTTCTGAAGGTGACTGAAACATCACTGACAGAATCTTCACGCTTGTGGAAACTGACAGCAGCGtacacaacatcatcatcatcagaggaggggattgtgggtaattgTGTATTATGGTATATTTGGGCTGATCCACGATCTGAGAGAGAatgcattttattgcatttaatgtAACAGCCACAGTTCAAGACATTAAATAAATTCACTTTACAACaaaatttatttatgtttttgatgagtgtttgtgtgtgtgtgtgtgtgtaatcatTACCTGGTGTCATGTTGTGTCTGAATCGATAAACTATAATCAGAGTGTTTCCTCCAATCAGCAgcagaatcacacaaacacacacaataatcatcatcatcatcattgagGAATctgaaactaaacaaacaaagtaataacagaataaaatgacacacagaCACGTGTATACTAGTTATACACACAACATCTGTATTTCTCTGAATTCAGTCTTATGTGGTCACACTCTTGGTTTCCTGAGTCAGTCTgttatatctgaaaataaatgtggaCACGGAAACTTCAACTGTTTATTGTGGTCGGAAAAATGACTGcttttcacacacaaaaaaaaacagtgacgTGCATTTGTGACAAAATTATATGAAGAACAGCTTTGGCTCACATGTGGGCAAGTGGGGCAGTTCTTTATAAAAGCTAAATTGTATAAACTTGTAAATGAATTCAATATTATTTCAACACAtgttttttgtggtttttagactattttaaattgtaaagtgGGATGGATATGTATAAGTGTGTAAATTCAGAGCACGGGTTGCTTGTCTAATGTATGTTACGATTGTCTTTTTCAATAACACTCAATTTTGTGATTTGTCaaaaaccttacataatgaaatcTTGTAAAAGTTTATGCCTagtgtaaaataaacaacatctcTAAAGTTCTTGCTAAATGATGACGAAGATGAAAACCTGAGCCAGACGGATGTTTCGCCACCCTCAAAGGAATTAAAGCAATTGAGAGAAACACCATGTCTGAGAACAGCTTCATGCCCAGGAGACGAGTTTGAGTGAAAAGTGAGAACGAGAGATCCCCAATTTAAACAAAGCAGTCACTGAACGATAGTGGGTCAGACTGCATAAACAaattcttatataaaataaatcattgagACTATGTCAGTTAGTTTAAATGTGCTTTTGGGAATAGCTTTTTAAATACAtctgaatatataaaatatctaCATTCCAGgcaaacaaaagcaaataacatttacatttagtcatttaacagacgcttttatctaaagctacttacaaatgaagaaaaacaatggaagcaatcttTGCAACAAAAGGGCATATATTCTGATCAATCTGTGGTGTTGGGACAAGGGGGAAAAGTATATTTTGTGGGGGACCTGTGACACCCTTTGAGACATGCCCATGTACCTTAGTCGGGGAAATTTTGATATTCAGCAGGCTATTGATTTCCTTCCGCTTTATCATTAATAGTATAAAATAAGCCTCTTACACCCGCTCATATTACGTCGTTGTGGGGCGAGGGCACTTATAGAAAATCAAATGGCTGAAGGAAGGGAGATTAAATGTTTTGGTTTGCTCTATCAACTCTGCTGATGATTGTTTAAAACGAAATGTCCATGTAAGAGATTAGTACCTTTCCATTCAGTTCTGATGTTCATGGTTCATGAGCGCGCTTCAGCAGTCTTAGGCCAACCCAAAATACTCTCATTGGTTGAGACGCGTTGTGACACCATTCCCCAGACAGTACCGATCAACATCCCACCCCTTCTGTGACCCATCCATGGTTTGTCTGTAACGTTTCAGAGCCAGTGAACAACGGactttctaaataaaataagactTAAAAAAACTGAGATAAAACGATAAAATAATAGTAGGAGTTAattaatgtttgtgttaatgCGATAATAACAGGTTGACTTTCCCAGCCCTAATTCTAAGAGATATGACTGCTtgtcaataaatattaaagcaaCACCCTCAGGCTGAGTTATACAAGGACACTAGAGCGATGCAAAGTTTTCAGAAAGTGTTCAGGCATATAAATGTAAACCTTAAATTACTTCTGCAACAAGTTATTGAAATGCATCTGTGACTGTCGTGGCCAAATAAAAATAGATGTCTTAAATGACAATTCTCTCACCTCTGGTGACGTTTAAATGCACTTTAGTGATGATGTGAGATCCACACCAGTATATCCCAGAATGCTCTTCTCTCAGATGACTGATGTTTACAGTAAAGACTCCAGTAGATGTTTCATCACTTAAAGAGAATCCATCATCTCTGATTGACTGTAATGAAACTCCATCATTGACACACATTGAGACTTCATGTGCTTTACAGAAGACTTTCTGATATTCAGCGTGATGTTTGCACTCCATTGACATGTTGTCTCCTTCACTCTTATTCAAGAGAAGTTctttaaagaagaaataataaagattcacatacaaacaaagtcagtttttatattcattattagTGAAAATGTCTCTCACCCtgtttgatgataataatgagATGAGTGTAAAGATAAATCACGTCTGTTTCTAATGTCACTGCACAGCAGTATTTCCCAGCATCATCTGCTGTCAGTCCAGTGATGTTCACACTAAACACACTTGCTGTCATGTGATCATTCACACTCCATCTGTTCATCTCCATGAGAGTATTTTTATCTGTACAACTCTTCAACAGTTTTTTTGATGTTGAGTTATAGATGGGATCATAAGGACAGATGATCTGAGCAGATCCTCCTTCATCTCCAAATACTGGagacacttcacacacacaaacagaaacaatatcATCAATCATCAATACACAGCAAAATCCCAAGTGTTAAATCAACACTGTTCCGAGTACATATGGTCCCATTCCCTAGAGTGTTAAAGTAACACTGATGTAGTGTTGAATATAATGAGGAAATTAAGTGAATCATTAAAAGATGACTAAGCATGAAGGAcaaacacctgctgttaacaaccTGCATAACTgaagttgagctcttgactctttCCTTTTTGAGTAAAGACTTTCCTTAGTTTGTCCCATGTGTTGAAACAGAAAGATGTGGTAAAAGTTAAGAACAACAACTGACATCCAATCACAGCATTAGACGAAATCAACTGAatataaaaagacaataaatccCTCAAGATCTGATTAAACAACTCTATAAACAGTAATACCATCTGAATTTACCAGATTATTCCTGCCAGACGTCCACTGGAGTTATTATTGAGCGTTAATATTGATGTTTCGTTGATCCAAAAATGCGTTCACAATCATGGTGGTCAGTGTTTGTAATAGTTGTGCTCGAAGCACATGTATCTTATAAAACtatgttttaatcaaatgtaGTAGTGTTTGATGATGAACATCTGTGTATAATTCAAGAAATGCACTCATAAATCAAATCAGAACTTGCTGCTTGTAAGAATTAAGAAACAATACAGTGATGTATATTCATAATTTTCTTTGGATTATAAAGATTCAGgcatttatgaaaacataaaaagacaaaatttgaataaataactaAGTGTGATGGAAATTAATGTTTTCTACAGCCGAAGAGAAAAACATCAACTCTTCTCCCACATTCCTCAACAGTGGTTATAATGTATGTGGTATGTAATGATGTAGTGCATGCTGAGATTATTTTTCTAACGTGTTATTaaagcatgcattgcagcatgaaattttcttttcattgtcacagttgttgagattcatacatgaTTGTTCATGTATGTTTGCATCCAAACAAAACAATTGATCAATCTTACATTTAAGCattataaattattacaaaataatcaaCAAAAGACTGAGATGTATCAATAAAGACATACTGAATAGCATCATTAAATACTACATAAAGCAACAATGACTCAGTCATTACTTACAAGACACTAGTAACTGCTAGTTCTATatgtatgtatacatatattgtGGCAGAGAAACCCTAGTGTATACAGTTCAGGACCAcagctaaagcaaacactgtccaccataatggtgacatcatatTCTGACCAATAAAATGTCAAGATCTAAACCtatgacaaataaaacattggtTAGAAAGTTAAGTTGTTCATCATGTTTGTTGTTAACTCAGATCTTGACAATGTAATGCCTTATTTTATCTTCAGTTGATTCCATCTACTGTTATGCTTGGATGTCAGTTGTGGTTCTTGTTTTTCTCATtccttcagtgattgtgttttttaacgGCAGGTGTTCGTCATAAAAGCTAAATCATCTCTAATTAATCCCTTCATTACCTCATTATCTTCAACACTCTATGGAGTGGGATCATATGTACTCTGAGCAGTGTTGATTTAACACATGGGATTTTGCTGTGTACAAACAGATAATATGTGAATTTACAGCAGATTTTATTAAGAGTTTCTTCTACTCACTCATAATGTGAAGATGAACAGCAGTAAGAATGGAGTTACTGTAGGAGGTTTTGTTGAGATAAACTCCACATAAATAAACTCCTGCATCTTCTGATCTCACGTCAGTTATTCTCACACTGAAGAGATTGTGATATTTGTCATCAGAAATACTGAATCTCTCTTTCTGATTCCATGTGCTGTAGATCATCTCAATGGAGTCTTTCCCTTCTTTATATATGATcttgtcattatttttataatcatgAGAATATTGACAGGTGAAGTTTGCAGTTTGTCCAGTATTCACCATCACTCTCTGTGATGCCCCACAACATGAATCTGTCAATCACATATGaagacatttatttcacaatcaTCAGAAGCTTTGACATGATCAGCAGATACTTCACTCATTTTTATTGTAACTCACCCTCTTTCACTGTCACAGTCATATTAATAGACCATTTGTCATCAACATCAATCGGGTATGTTCCAGAAACCCGTGTGTTCACATCTCTGATGTAGATCATTAGAAGGTCCTGTATATTGCAATACATAGTGAATATTCCTTCAATAATCCATTGATCATGTTTGTGATAGCTTATAATATTTCTCGGGGAGGTTAGTTTAGTCGTGTATTTAAAACAGCCTTCACACCAAGACTTCTGTGAATACACGAAAACACTTCCTCCAGAATATCCAATCACATCGATGCATCTCACAGCACCTGTCAATCAGAATGATagtgtcagaaagctcatcTAGTCTTTCATTTGTGTGTCCATTGATATAAATGAGTGAAATAAGTGTATGATGacatgaagagaaagagaaaagttgTGACCTGAGATGATGAAGAAAGTGAAGATGAGGAGGATGTTCATTGTGACTTGAGTTCAGCTTCACAGCAGCTCTGTTGATCTTCTTGATGCTGaatgttgtctgtgtgtctctacATGTGACTGCTTgactttcttcctctttcttcagctcttATCAGTGATCATCATCTTCACTGACCCCGCCCACTATCACCAGTGACTCAACACGTCATTCATCACACTCACACAGCGCCCTCTAGTTGACACTCAAATAATCAAATTTATTCGTTTCTCTTCTTTGGGAAATTCAGCTGTGATCACGTGACACACTGTCAGAGGTTTGTGTAATGACTCATAATAACCAGCAGGCGGAGTGAAATACACACATTGATTTGAGTTGAAGTTTTACTATAAGAATGTTTTAGTCATGATTTCTCTCAGTGTTTGAGTTCATATACAGATGTAGTATATTAGTCCTCACACTGACCAGTAAACACACCTGCTGAACACACAACATTCAAATTATACAATAGACTTCATAGAAATAACctgaaattacataaaatatatgtttctaGTTAAATCACATGATAAATTAGCTCAttatcaaaataatataaatgatctGTAAATGAAAAACTTGGATCACATAAAAAATTTCCACAAATCTGAGAtgagatgtttttataaaagatcTTTCCACAGATTGTCAGTATCTGAAGTATGTACAGAGATAAAGTAGGTGAAACATCAGAATATTCAGAGAGTTGTGAACAGCTCATGATAATGTCACAGTCTCTTTAGcatatataaacacactttaCACTTTCGCACTTTACTATGTTATTATGAAGGTTTAACTGGCTGTttaaaaactgatattttaGAGGCTAACTGAAATATATGTGCTTAATGGTGTTGTGCCCACTATCACCAGTGACTCAACACGTCATTCATCACAAAAAACAGCGCCCTCTAGCTGGAgctattttcttttaaaatggaCATTCTCACATAAAGTATTTAATGTAGAATCGTTtcagaaaaaacactttttgacAGAATTAATGTCACTGTAGCTTTCTGCTCGTTTTAGAGCTCCTTCAGTAATACACACACATCCAAACAAGACAATATGTTCGGATATTTAACATCGTTGATGGAAAGACAACATTCCTGATGAAGTTTTAATGTAAATCACACATAGATTGAAGTCTCCGTTAATCTTCAGAAAATCACCGTAAGAGCTGAATAATAAAAGTTCAAACATGCAATGAATATTTCAAACAATATACAACACGATTATTATTAACGTGCA harbors:
- the LOC130437908 gene encoding polymeric immunoglobulin receptor-like translates to MMSPVFGDEGGSAQIICPYDPIYNSTSKKLLKSCTDKNTLMEMNRWSVNDHMTASVFSVNITGLTADDAGKYCCAVTLETDVIYLYTHLIIIIKQELLLNKSEGDNMSMECKHHAEYQKVFCKAHEVSMCVNDGVSLQSIRDDGFSLSDETSTGVFTVNISHLREEHSGIYWCGSHIITKVHLNVTRVSDSSMMMMMIIVCVCVILLLIGGNTLIIVYRFRHNMTPDRGSAQIYHNTQLPTIPSSDDDDVVYAAVSFHKREDSVSDVSVTFRKDEILTEYATVIYCTRLN